One part of the Gemmatimonadota bacterium genome encodes these proteins:
- a CDS encoding Hsp20/alpha crystallin family protein: protein MRTTTIFPLTNLHNLRTELDGMFRPLALRSGFQARWSPRVDTHETEDAFMVAVDLPGVASEDVSISLEKGVLTISGERKSPFGLNGDAEQRPRGKFEHAFPVPDAVDTESIDATYKDGVMNLTLRKTKESQPRQIPITVA, encoded by the coding sequence ATGAGAACGACGACCATATTCCCACTGACGAACCTGCATAACCTGCGGACCGAACTCGACGGCATGTTCCGGCCGTTAGCGTTACGGTCCGGATTCCAGGCACGCTGGTCGCCCCGCGTGGACACCCACGAGACCGAGGACGCTTTTATGGTCGCGGTCGACCTTCCGGGCGTAGCTTCGGAGGACGTGTCGATCAGCCTGGAAAAGGGCGTGCTCACCATCAGCGGCGAACGCAAGAGTCCCTTCGGTCTCAACGGCGACGCGGAGCAGCGGCCCCGCGGAAAGTTCGAGCACGCGTTTCCGGTGCCGGACGCGGTGGATACCGAATCGATCGACGCCACGTACAAGGACGGCGTCATGAACCTCACGCTGCGGAAGACGAAGGAGTCGCAGCCCAGGCAGATTCCGATTACCGTGGCCTGA